From Vanrija pseudolonga chromosome 1, complete sequence, a single genomic window includes:
- the hsp78 gene encoding Heat shock protein 78, mitochondrial — translation MLQARRQLSRTATTLSRSAIAPRPRLVPSLALASSAGPSAIRTYAQGPPRGPPGGGGGGGGFPPGGFPPGGFGGGRGNYPGQQPPQEQGPQKGETLKEFSVDLTEMAREGKLDPVIGRDEEIRRTIQILSRRTKSNPVLLGQPGVGKTAIIEGLAMRIVNKEVPESIQNKRLLMIDLSLLLAGTGVRGEFEKRFKALLKDIDEEAGEVICFIDEIHTLLNLGKAEGSMDAGNMIKPALARGLQLVGASTLDEYRKTIEKDQALQRRFQPVMVNEPNVEATVSILRGLKSRFEAHFGVQIADSALVTAAVYSDRYISDRFLPDKAIDLVDEACSALKLAQESRPQSLENLDREIMTLEIERESLKKDTDPFSAKRRDKVDEELVEKKKEQSRLVDIWNQERERVSEIKSIKETIERANVELENAQRRGDFEVASRLRYSTIPELQKRLPKAEAELEAEAEAQPDMVVRDKVTSEDIAVVVGKATGIPVSNLLKGERERLIHMEDSLKQRVVGQDEVVKSVANAIRLSRAGLQSPNRPLASFLFLGPTGVGKSELTKAVAEFLFADERRALIQLNMSEFHDKHTVSRLIGATPGFVGYEEGGQLTEAVRRRPYSVVVFDEIEKAHPDVANILLQVLEEGTLTDGQGRQVNFKNTIIALTSNLGSEALYEPGAMNKDGSVSDSAKAAVLRDVGKFFKPELINRLDELVVFNKLPPSIILDIVNLRLKEVQSRLSGRRITLDVTEPAREWLAKKGYSDRYGARAVQRVVREQISNPLALKMLNGTVKDGEIVTVHLKNDKIELSSRPDPNQPEAEEEGSDAGSDKEVKDAFKESGEMP, via the coding sequence GTATGCGCAGGGCCCGCCACGGGGGCCAcctggtggcggcggcggaggcggcggcttccCACCCGGCGGGTTTCCTCCTGGCGggtttggcggcggccgaggcaaCTACCccggccagcagccgccgcaggAGCAGGGCCCGCAGAAGGGCGAGACGCTCAAAGAGTTCAGCGTCGACCTGACCGAgatggcgcgcgagggcaagctcgaccccgtgatcgggcgcgacgaggagatccGACGCACCATCCAGATCCTGTCCCGGCGTACCAAGTCCAACCCTGTCCTGCTCGGCCAGCCTGGTGTCGGTAAGACGGCCATTATCGAGGGCCTCGCCATGCGCATCGTCAACAAGGAGGTGCCCGAGTCGATCCAGAACAAGCGCCTGTTGATGATCGACCTGTCGCTCCTGCTCGCTGGCACaggcgtgcgcggcgagttTGAGAAGCGCTTCAAGGCGCTCCTcaaggacattgacgaggaggccggcgaggtcatTTGTTTCATCGATGAAATCCACACTTtgctcaacctcggcaagGCTGAGGGATCGATGGACGCAGGCAACATGATCAAGCCGGCACTCGCACGCggcctccagctcgtcggcgcgtccacgctcgacgagtacCGCAAGACTATCGAAAAGGACCAGGCGCTCCAGCGTCGTTTCCAGCCCGTCATGGTCAACGAGCCCAACGTCGAGGCGACAGTCTCGATCCTCCGTGGCCTCAAGTCGCGCTTCGAGGCCCACTTTGGTGTCCAGATTGCCGACTCGGCCCTCGTGACGGCAGCCGTCTACTCTGACCGGTACATTTCCGACCGATTCCTCCCCGACAAGGCAATCGACCTGGTTGACGAGGCGTGCTCtgcgctcaagctcgcgcaAGAGTCGCGCCCCCAGTCGCTCGAAAACCTCGACCGCGAGATCATGACGCTCGAGATTGAGCGCGAGTCGCTCAAGAAGGACACGGACCCGTTCTCGGCCAAGCGgcgcgacaaggtcgacgaggagctcgtcgagaagaagaaggagcagtcacgcctcgtcgacatctGGAAccaggagcgcgagcgcgtgtcCGAGATCAAGAGCATCAAGGAGACGATTGAGCGCGCCAACGTCGAGCTTGAGAACgcacagcgccgcggcgacttTGAGGTCGCCTCCAGGCTCAGGTACTCGACCATCCCCGAGCTCCAAAAGCGCCTCCCCAAGGCTGAGGCGGAgctggaggccgaggccgaggcccagCCCGACATGGTCGTCCGCGACAAGGTCACCTCCGAGGACATTGCCGTTGTTGTAGGCAAGGCCACCGGTATCCCCGTATCCAACCTCCTCAAGggagagcgcgagcgtctTATCCACATGGAGGACTCGCTcaagcagcgcgtcgtcggccaggaCGAGGTTGTCAAGAGCGTGGCCAACGCCATCCGCCTttcgcgcgccggcctccagTCGCCCAACCGGCCCCTCGCAtccttcctcttcctcggtcCCACCGGTGTCGGTAAATCCGAGCTCACCAAGGCCGTTGCCGAGTTCCTgtttgccgacgagcgccgcgcgctcatcCAGCTCAACATGTCCGAGTTCCACGACAAGCACACCGTCTCGCGCCTCATTGGCGCGACGCCCGGCTTTGTCGGctacgaggagggcggccaGCTGACCGAGGCTGTTCGCCGCCGGCCATACTCGGTTGTGGTGTTCGACGAGATTGAGAAGGCCCACCCCGATGTGGCCAACATCCTCCTTCAGGTCCTGGAAGAAGGCACCCTCACCGACGGCCAGGGCCGCCAAGTCAACTTCAAGAACACGATTATCGCTCTCACGTCCAACCTGGGCTCCGAGGCCCTCTATGAGCCGGGAGCGATGAACAAGGACGGCAGTGTGAGCGACAGCGCCAAGGCTGCTGTcctccgcgacgtcggcaagTTCTTCAAGCCCGAGCTCATCAACcgtctcgacgagctggtcgtgTTCAACAAGCTCCCGCCCAGCATCAtcctcgacattgtcaaccTCCGCCTCAAGGAGGTGCAGTCGCGTCTCTCTGGCCGCCGCATCACGCTCGACGTGACTGAGCCTGCGCGCGAGTGGCTCGCCAAGAAGGGCTACTCGGACAGGTACGGTGCGCGTGCCGTGCAGCGTGTGGTGCGCGAGCAGATTTCcaacccgctcgcgctcaagaTGCTCAACGGAAccgtcaaggacggcgagattGTGACGGTCCACCTCAAGAACGACAAGATTGAGCTCTCGTCGCGCCCCGACCCCAACCAGCCCGAAGCGGAAGAAgagggcagcgacgcggGTAGCgacaaggaggtcaaggATGCGTTCAAGGAGTCTGGCGAGATGCCATAG
- the SPBC3B8.06 gene encoding uncharacterized protein: MRPHLFVLGVLPIAVTAAAVASPAGAGAGLVLRHGDEHDGMDMDMGGGDEHGHEHEHTDEHEHTDEHEHAATTTTTVPTSSGAPAPAHEPDHHHHKGPVKTVLDDADIHNWHKFPPTYLDADFRLTKDQAIFGEDLDDGWDPQTVPSHPRLMVTHVVAMMLAYFGALPLALALRAAGHPSHYLANGAFLAIVVFGWLAGVAYKAAMPVMYQGAKHGSMGTMLVFLSIGLAVLDSLGLISSGVRHYRSGQRDWRSWFSSALSATREDKLGAARYEMVGLVHDNDESDDEEDHHPHGTVFAIGDEEDESPRASPPPAVSRRSTGSEGTLHDHSPISPIAGSSSGGSARGVGILEMGERAHTTTTKAKARSRGAFDVSELFEAEQRERTAAWAAPHPPASAATTPATSARRIGEIVLTWIRRTQVVFAYVCVLSGLPVYVGMCRGGYINTCAAHIIKGSIFFGYGVLTFARYLGAYADLGWAWNRKPAGSSAISAEMVECFVIFLYGITNTWMERFGAKAGDPYSVKQVQHISIAVMFWFAGLSGMLLESPTIRRILGAVMYAGRPGDRVRKPPSYAFSFNPLPALTIAITGLAMAAHHQDYVFQVEIHKLWGILLAGGSLFRFLTYFFLWLRPPTESTLPSRPPTEVLTAFGWAAGGIVFMLSDEEIAFAAMRTGFDDMMAFLNVTVALTCLIFCWVVVVLAVKGYALLRVQRGVQLAADEGDARV; the protein is encoded by the exons ATGAGGCCGCACCTtttcgtcctcggcgtgctgccCATAGCCgtcactgctgctgctgttgccaGTCCCGCCGGAGCTGGAGCCGGGCTGGTGCTCCGccatggcgacgagcacgacggcaTGGACATGGACatgggcggtggcgacgagcacggccatgagcacgagcacaccgacgagcacgagcacaccgacgagcacgagcacgccgccaccaccacaaccaccgTCCCCACCTCCTCCGGAGCCCCCGCGCCAGCCCACGAGCcagaccaccaccaccacaaggGCCCCGTCAAGacggtgctcgacgacgccgacatccACAACTGGCACAAGTTCCCCCCGACgtacctcgacgccgacttcCGCCTGACCAAGGACCAGGCCATCTTCGGggaggacctcgacgacgggtgGGACCCGCAGACTGTGCCGTCCCACCCGCGTCTGATGGTCACGCACGTCGTGGCCATGATGCTCGCGTACTTTGGTGCGCTGCCGCTCG cactcgccctccgcgccgctggACACCCGTCGCACTACCTCGCCAAcggcgccttcctcgccattGTCGTGTTCGGCTGGCTCGCGGGCGTAGCTTACAAAGCCGCCATGCCAGTCAT GTATCAAGGCGCAAAGCACGGCAGCATGGGCACAATGCTCGTTTTCCTGTCCATCGGCCTCGCGGTGCTCGACTCGCTTGGACTCATCTCGTCAGGAGTGCGGCACTACCGCTCTGGGCAGAGGGACTGGCGCTCGTGGTTCTCCTCAGCTCTGTCAGCCACACGcgaggacaagctcggtGCGGCGCGGTACGAGATGGTCGGGCTGGtgcacgacaacgacgagtcggacgacgaggaagaccACCACCCGCACGGCACCGTCTTCGCCAtcggggacgaggaggacgagtcgcCCCGCGCGTCCCCGCCTCCAGCGGTATCCCGCCGCTCAACAGGCTCCGAGGGCACGCTGCACGACCactcgcccatctcgcctATCGCCGGGAGCTCGAGCGGTGGCTcggcccgcggcgtcggcatcctcgaaatgggcgagcgagcacacaccaccaccaccaaggccaaggcccgcTCCCGTGGCGCGTTCGACGTCAGCGAGCTtttcgaggccgagcagcgcgagcgcaccgccgcATGGGCCGCGCCACACCCCCCAGCATCAGCTGCCACCACGCCCGCGACCTCCGCACGCCGGATCGGCGAAATCGTCCTCACCTGGATCCGCCGCACGCAGGTCGTCTTCGCGTACGTGTGCGTGCTGTCCGGCCTGCCGGTGTACGTCGGCATGTGCCGCGGCGGCTACATCAACACGTGCGCCGCGCATATCATCAAGGGGTCCATCTTCTTCGGCTACGGCGTGCTCACGTTCGCGCGCTACCTCGGCGCGTATGCCGACCTCGGGTGGGCGTGGAACCGCAAGCCTGCCGGCTCGAGCGCCATCTCGGCGGAGATGGTCGAGTGCTTCGTCATCTTCCTGTACGGCATCACCAACACGTGGATGGAGCGCttcggcgccaaggccggcgaccCGTACTCTGTCAAGCAGGTCCAGCACATCTCGATTGCTGTCATGTTCTGGTTCGCCGGGCTGAGCGGCATGCTCCTCGAGTCGCCGACCATCCGCCGCATCCTCGGCGCAGTCATGTACGCTGGCCGCCCGGGCGACCGCGTGCGCAAGCCGCCGTCGTACGCCTTCAGCTTCAATCCCCTACCCGCGCTCACGATCGCCATTACCGGCCTCGCCATGGCGGCCCACCACCAGGACTACGTGTTCCAGGTCGAGATCCACAAGCTGTGGGGTATtctgctcgccggcggcagcctgTTCCGCTTCCTCACCTACTTCTTCCTGTGGCTCCGCCCGCCAACCGAGTCGACACtgccctcgcgcccgccgacagAGGTGCTCACGGCGTTTGGCTGGGCCGCTGGCGGCATTGTCTTCATGCTCTCCGACGAAGAGATTGCGTTTGCGGCCATGCGCACCGGGTTCGACGACATGATGGCGTTCCTCAACGTGACGGTCGCGCTCACGTGTCTCATCTTCTgctgggtcgtcgtcgtgctggcTGTCAAGGGTTACGCGCTGCTCCGtgtgcagcgcggcgtgcagctggctgccgacgagggcgacgcgaggGTCTAG